The genomic window TATCATGAACTGCTCTCTCAAATTTATCGATCGGGTACCGGCATATATAGTTAAGGTTAACGTTCGGAGTTGTAATATTTCGGGCGTTTTTTGTATATTTGTAAGTGTTAAAATTAAATCATTAGATAATGGAAGGATTTTATGAAAAACTAAGAAAGTTAATGCCTTTAAAGAATTGGAATGATTTGATCTTAGAAGAAAGAGAAAAGCAGGATTTTAGAGAAGGTTTGTCATGTGCATTGGATGCTTATGTTTCATTGTTGAAAGAGTATAAAGAAATTCTTGGACCAGATATAGATGATATTATAGCAAAGGTCGAAGAATGTAATAACTACCTAAAGGAGTGTGTGAATTATTATTATGAAGGGATGTATAGCTCTGCATATGAGTCTATAGCAAAAATTTTATCAGATTCTCTTTATCAGAACTCATATCTCCCGATTCAGTCAGGATGTGTTTTGTATAAAGCAAGGACTATTGGAAAATATCAAAAACTTACTTTTGAAGATATGTTTCATATACCTTTAAATCAAAGGGGAATAGTGAAAACACAACGTTATAGTGCTCCTGGATATCCTTGTTTATATTTAGGAAAAAGTATTAACGTCTGTTGGGAAGAACTTGGACGGCCTCGTTTTGATGATCTAATGATTTCTCGTTTTGTTGTTAAAAATGAATTTCAGGTGTTAGATTTAAGGGTGCCTCAAAAAGATGCCTTGAAAAGTGATAGGTTGGCAGAGATATTGAAAAAAATACCGCTTATTATGAGTGTATCAATAGTTGTAATAGACACAGACGCCTCTTTTAAGCCAGAATATATTATTCCACAACTTATAATAGAATATATTATTACGAATAATCGGAATGAATATAAAGAAGGAAAACGTGATCTTTTTAGTTTTATATTGGGAGTATACTATACGTCTACTCACATAAATGGAGATTTGGAATTTCCAGAAAATATTTT from Parabacteroides distasonis ATCC 8503 includes these protein-coding regions:
- a CDS encoding RES family NAD+ phosphorylase, with amino-acid sequence MEGFYEKLRKLMPLKNWNDLILEEREKQDFREGLSCALDAYVSLLKEYKEILGPDIDDIIAKVEECNNYLKECVNYYYEGMYSSAYESIAKILSDSLYQNSYLPIQSGCVLYKARTIGKYQKLTFEDMFHIPLNQRGIVKTQRYSAPGYPCLYLGKSINVCWEELGRPRFDDLMISRFVVKNEFQVLDLRVPQKDALKSDRLAEILKKIPLIMSVSIVVIDTDASFKPEYIIPQLIIEYIITNNRNEYKEGKRDLFSFILGVYYTSTHINGDLEFPENIFYNLALPVVVVNGKETYCELLSSCFDWTDPTSYYYEDIKEKFGSTFRDVDIDSKLTQKELHYKYSKMGELESRMSELSLKEHKHCIVNTNTIYLDSDGKMLNKLEIRADHDTSWAFNNL